The following coding sequences lie in one Cloeon dipterum chromosome 1, ieCloDipt1.1, whole genome shotgun sequence genomic window:
- the LOC135936664 gene encoding uncharacterized protein LOC135936664 isoform X2, whose translation MSIIPRIPQVAISAKFLSCILMVVICGAVPGMVQSQSVRLHNDCSSSELQVDNLGKVYASDKGHWNELRLQSVGFGQMTIFAKRAERYLCFNKKWRLVGAKKAHGKRCHWREVMEQGYNRYRSLANLNYSLAVNPQGRPMWGPRTERVHGRHGRRAVKCSHFLKQGLNLASAIDAHNKGEHKYSPQLPTRKVHHTHRRQPSS comes from the exons GATCCCACAGGTTGCTATCTCAGCCAAGTTCCTGTCGTGTATCTTGATG GTGGTGATCTGCGGTGCGGTGCCCGGCATGGTACAATCACAATCAGTCCGCTTGCACAACgactgcagcagcagcgagttGCAGGTGGACAACCTGGGCAAGGTCTATGCCTCGGACAAAGGACATTGGA ACGAGCTGCGGCTGCAGTCGGTGGGCTTTGGCCAGATGACGATCTTCGCAAAACGCGCCGAGCGGTACTTGTGCTTCAACAAAAAGTGGCGGCTGGTGGGCGCAAAGAAGGCGCACGGCAAGCGGTGCCACTGGCGGGAGGTAATGGAGCAGGGCTACAACCGCTACCGCTCCCTGGCCAACCTCAACTACTCGCTGGCCGTGAACCCGCAGGGGCGGCCGATGTGGGGGCCGCGCACCGAGCGGGTGCATGGCAGGCACGGCCGGCGCGCTGTCAAGTGCAGCCACTTCCTCAAGCAGGGCCTCAACCTGGCCTCGGCCATCGACGCGCACAACAAGGGCGAACACAAGTACTCGCCACAGCTGCCGACGCGCAAAGTGCACCACACGCACCGTCGCCAGCCCAGCAGCTGA
- the LOC135936664 gene encoding uncharacterized protein LOC135936664 isoform X1, with amino-acid sequence MLFLDRSRIPQVAISAKFLSCILMVVICGAVPGMVQSQSVRLHNDCSSSELQVDNLGKVYASDKGHWNELRLQSVGFGQMTIFAKRAERYLCFNKKWRLVGAKKAHGKRCHWREVMEQGYNRYRSLANLNYSLAVNPQGRPMWGPRTERVHGRHGRRAVKCSHFLKQGLNLASAIDAHNKGEHKYSPQLPTRKVHHTHRRQPSS; translated from the exons ATGCTATTCCTCGACCGGAGCAG GATCCCACAGGTTGCTATCTCAGCCAAGTTCCTGTCGTGTATCTTGATG GTGGTGATCTGCGGTGCGGTGCCCGGCATGGTACAATCACAATCAGTCCGCTTGCACAACgactgcagcagcagcgagttGCAGGTGGACAACCTGGGCAAGGTCTATGCCTCGGACAAAGGACATTGGA ACGAGCTGCGGCTGCAGTCGGTGGGCTTTGGCCAGATGACGATCTTCGCAAAACGCGCCGAGCGGTACTTGTGCTTCAACAAAAAGTGGCGGCTGGTGGGCGCAAAGAAGGCGCACGGCAAGCGGTGCCACTGGCGGGAGGTAATGGAGCAGGGCTACAACCGCTACCGCTCCCTGGCCAACCTCAACTACTCGCTGGCCGTGAACCCGCAGGGGCGGCCGATGTGGGGGCCGCGCACCGAGCGGGTGCATGGCAGGCACGGCCGGCGCGCTGTCAAGTGCAGCCACTTCCTCAAGCAGGGCCTCAACCTGGCCTCGGCCATCGACGCGCACAACAAGGGCGAACACAAGTACTCGCCACAGCTGCCGACGCGCAAAGTGCACCACACGCACCGTCGCCAGCCCAGCAGCTGA
- the mRpS26 gene encoding small ribosomal subunit protein mS26 — protein MSLMRQGLVIEKLVVGLHRQRFAPAAAPNLVVRWRKPISLGTAPSKLFRVPQRPQIPEDELKEIRRLFKNYNTQMKSIRAWFAEEAKRQEAVTAAAVAGATGEEAEFQRCLQINEEWNKKVAAERQVRLAAEKAKLTDKILTDLEQDELQKSKRIAEIQQMVEREKDLSSHYITEENIDQAIEEALSQEVNYNFAIDREGNYYHGFSMTPTTSHS, from the exons atgagccTTATGCGCCAGGGTCTAGTTATTGAAAAGTTGGTGGTTGGGCTGCACAGGCAGCGATTCGCACCTGCGGCGGCTCCAAATCTCGTCGTCCGATGGCGAAAACCCATCAGCCTCGGCACAGCACCTAGCAAGTTATTCAGGGTTCCACAGAGACCTCAAATCCCTGAAGATGAGCTCAAGGAAATCCGCAGActattcaaaaattacaatactCAGATGAAAAGCATCAG AGCCTGGTTTGCTGAGGAAGCGAAGAGGCAAGAGGCTGTTACTGCAGCAGCCGTAGCGGGTGCCACTGGTGAAGAGGCTGAATTTCAAAGATGCCTGCAGATCAATGAAGAATGGAATAAGAAAGTGGCAGCTGAGAGACAAGTCCGTTTGGCTGCCGAAAAGGCTAAACTGACTGACAAGATCCTGACAGATCTTGAGCAAGATGAGTTGCAAAAAAGCAAACGGATTGCAGAGATTCAGCAAATGGTTGAAAGAGAAAAG gatttGTCATCACATTACATCACAGAGGAAAATATAGACCAGGCTATTGAAGAGGCCCTTAGCCAAGAAGTCAACTACAATTTTGCTATCGACCGTGAAGGGAATTACTATCATGGGTTTAGCATGACACCAACTACCAGTCATAGCTAA